One genomic window of Desulfovibrio psychrotolerans includes the following:
- the ybeY gene encoding rRNA maturation RNase YbeY, translating into MIRIAKTPGITWMLPLCTRELRAAAAVICTHIGHDGASLDINLVDDAEIAELNSAFLGCHGPTNILSFPVGTEEKDEPAAHADISAHATGWKISSPESPNTLAGTLYSAGTDAASGQADARANCHIGWLALSLETTVREAHLYGQDISEHAIRLLAHGILHLAGYDHSEEMFSLTESALNAALDSLSS; encoded by the coding sequence ATGATACGGATAGCCAAAACACCGGGTATCACATGGATGCTGCCCCTCTGCACGCGCGAACTCCGCGCGGCCGCAGCGGTCATCTGCACCCACATCGGCCACGACGGGGCTTCGCTGGATATCAATCTGGTGGATGATGCAGAAATAGCGGAACTGAACAGTGCCTTTCTGGGCTGTCACGGCCCCACAAACATCCTGTCATTCCCGGTGGGCACCGAAGAAAAAGACGAACCGGCTGCACATGCCGACATATCGGCACATGCAACCGGTTGGAAAATCTCAAGCCCTGAAAGTCCGAATACTTTGGCCGGAACACTCTATTCCGCCGGAACGGACGCAGCCTCCGGCCAGGCGGACGCACGGGCAAACTGCCACATAGGCTGGCTCGCTCTGTCGCTGGAAACCACCGTCCGCGAGGCCCATCTCTACGGACAGGACATATCCGAACACGCCATCCGCCTGCTTGCTCACGGCATCCTGCATCTTGCAGGCTACGACCACAGCGAAGAAATGTTTTCGCTCACAGAAAGTGCTCTGAACGCCGCCCTCGACAGCTTGTCCTCATAA
- a CDS encoding MFS transporter: MPVISFNRTLFIIFGITLMVVMGVSSIMPVLPMLARELDAPIESMGLILTAFTLPGVFLAPVAGILADRLGRKRLLVPGLLIFGLAGSACGFAENLTTLIALRFVQGIGAAPLGVLYTTIIADLYTGPDRTRIMGYNAGVLGMGTAIFPMLGGLLGELGWHWPFFMPLLALPLCYAVITWLDIPEPDSTQSLRSYFQSALSIIKSPQAMALFTITLLTFSILYGPIVTFFPVLADTRFTMPPSAIGGLFGASSLATALAAACIGKLTRWLSERTMLCIGHILYFVSMVLIPFTPQFWWLLFPVFAFGLAQGFNFPNLTTLLTGLAATEHRAVVMSVNGTVLRLAQTIAPILFTLMFWVGGLTAVYLAGACVALAMLFLTVRYVRPSTNN; the protein is encoded by the coding sequence TTGCCCGTCATCAGCTTCAACCGCACTCTTTTCATCATCTTCGGCATCACTCTCATGGTTGTCATGGGCGTTTCCAGCATCATGCCCGTGCTCCCCATGCTGGCAAGAGAACTGGATGCCCCCATAGAATCCATGGGGCTGATACTCACCGCCTTCACCCTTCCGGGGGTGTTTCTCGCTCCCGTGGCAGGCATACTGGCAGACAGGCTGGGCCGCAAACGCCTTCTCGTTCCCGGCCTGCTCATCTTCGGACTTGCAGGCAGTGCCTGCGGCTTTGCAGAAAATCTGACCACGCTCATCGCACTACGCTTTGTTCAGGGTATCGGGGCCGCCCCGCTTGGCGTGCTCTACACCACCATCATAGCCGATCTCTATACCGGACCGGACCGCACCCGCATCATGGGCTACAACGCCGGAGTTCTGGGCATGGGCACAGCCATATTCCCCATGCTCGGCGGCCTGCTGGGTGAACTGGGGTGGCACTGGCCCTTCTTCATGCCGCTGCTGGCGCTCCCGTTGTGCTACGCGGTCATCACCTGGCTGGATATCCCGGAACCGGATTCCACCCAGAGCCTGCGCAGCTACTTCCAGTCCGCGCTCTCCATCATCAAAAGCCCGCAGGCCATGGCCCTGTTCACCATAACTCTGCTCACCTTTTCCATCCTCTACGGCCCCATCGTCACATTCTTTCCCGTGCTGGCAGACACGCGCTTTACCATGCCCCCCTCTGCCATTGGCGGACTCTTCGGCGCATCCTCCCTTGCCACGGCCCTTGCCGCGGCGTGCATCGGCAAGCTCACCCGCTGGCTCAGCGAACGCACCATGCTGTGCATAGGCCACATTCTCTATTTCGTTTCCATGGTGCTCATTCCGTTCACCCCGCAATTCTGGTGGCTGCTTTTCCCCGTTTTCGCCTTCGGGCTTGCTCAGGGGTTCAACTTTCCCAACCTCACCACCCTGCTCACCGGCCTTGCCGCTACAGAACACCGGGCAGTCGTCATGTCCGTCAACGGCACCGTCCTGCGCCTTGCCCAGACCATCGCGCCCATACTCTTCACCCTCATGTTCTGGGTGGGCGGACTCACTGCCGTATACCTTGCCGGTGCCTGCGTTGCGCTTGCCATGCTCTTCCTCACCGTCCGCTATGTCCGCCCGTCCACAAATAACTGA